A single genomic interval of bacterium harbors:
- a CDS encoding flagellar protein FliS: MRTMPGYASDTFLKEEIMGLSKEELIAKLYDIGVSACIAKDKGKTLAVIAELIDSLNFDHGEIPARLFRLYQYAMAEARKGHFGEPMHILQGLKESWIKAFNLQKFSEGL; encoded by the coding sequence ATGAGAACAATGCCAGGTTATGCGTCAGACACTTTTCTGAAAGAAGAAATTATGGGGTTATCAAAAGAAGAGTTGATAGCAAAATTATATGATATAGGAGTATCAGCATGTATAGCGAAAGATAAAGGAAAAACTTTGGCAGTAATTGCCGAACTTATAGATTCTTTAAATTTTGACCACGGAGAAATACCTGCAAGACTTTTTAGACTTTATCAATATGCTATGGCGGAAGCGAGAAAAGGTCATTTCGGTGAACCAATGCATATATTACAAGGACTTAAAGAGTCATGGATCAAGGCTTTTAATCTTCAAAAATTTAGCGAAGGACTATAA